One segment of Macrotis lagotis isolate mMagLag1 chromosome 1, bilby.v1.9.chrom.fasta, whole genome shotgun sequence DNA contains the following:
- the LOC141510095 gene encoding tripartite motif-containing protein 10-like has translation MEKNDTSVREGTKADWRLSKSLQDLLTCPICRGFFSDPITEDSGSTFCRDCLPQKPQPSTIHTNWKMQNMVQVAKQLKPFLEHSCSILEGWCPKHQECLSLFCREDNEKICQVCRYSSRHQGHTLIQLPDLNPQ, from the exons ATGGAAAAGAATGACACCTCTGTCAGAGAAG GAACTAAGGCTGACTGGAGACTCTCCAAGAGCCTGCAGGACCTCCTGACCTGCCCGATCTGTAGGGGCTTTTTCAGTGACCCAATAACAGAAGATTCTGGCAGCACCTTCTGCCGGGATTGCCTCCCTCAGAAACCCCAGCCGTCAACCATCCATACCAACTGGAAGATGCAGAACATGGTACAGGTGGCCAAGCAACTGAAGCCATTCCTTGAGCACTCCTGCTCCATTCTGGAGGGATGGTGCCCCAAGCATCAGGAATGCCTGAGCCTTTTCTGTAGAGAAGACAATGAGAAAATCTGCCAGGTGTGCCGGTACTCCAGCCGCCACCAGGGCCACACTTTGATCCAGCTGCCAGACCTGAACCCACAGTAG